TTTAGCATCAGTTTTCACCTCTAAACTCAATAAGCTTTTGACCTTCATAAATTCTTTGTAGCAAAGACTCATCTCCGACAACTACTTTATCTATTGTGCTTAAATTACCATCAACGCATGCCTCAGTTAATGTTTTAGCTTTCACTACAACAGGAACTAAATGAGCCTTTGAGTCTTTTATTCCTATCACATAATAACCATCTATTTTTTTTACTACAGAATTAGCATGGACTATAAAGCCATCACATCTACCTTCTTTAATAAAAACGTCAACGAATGTATGAGCAGGCAGATTGAAAGGATTATTTGAAACAGAAAGTTTTAGGATTGATAGATTATTTTGAGCAGATTGTAAAACATCTTCCACAACAACATCGACAGACTGGCCGTTATAGCTAACTTTCTCTACATCTCCTTTCTTTACTTTTAAAGCTAATTCAGTTGGCACGTTGACATAAACTAAGTATTTCCCACTTCCTACAATCTCAACTACCGGCTTACCAGCCAAAGCCACATCTCCAACATTAACAAATTTACTTGCCACAACTCCATCAAAAGGAGCTCTGTATTCTGTGTAATTTAGATTAGATTTTAAAGACTCTATTTGACCGGCTACAGATTTAGCTTGGTCTTCTAACTGTTTTACTTTACTTAAAGCATTTTCTTTATTGGCCAAAGCTTGTTTATATAGATTTTCCATATTTTCTAACTGTTCTTTAGAAATAAGCTCTTTTTCATAAAGCCCTTTATATCTTTCATACTCTTTTTTGGCATTTATATACTGTGTATTTGATGCTTCAATCTGAGCTTTTGCACTATCTATTTGGTCTAAAATAGCTTTTTGAGAGTACGTCAAAGCTGATATGTTTGATTCTATATCACTGGAATCCAACTTAAAAACCAAATCTCCTTTTTTAACCTTTGTCCCTTCATTTGCAACATATAAAACCGTTGCACTAAACTTTGAACTTACAAGAGCATCATTTTCTGGTCTAAACTCACCTAAGAATTTTTGATAAGATTCAAGCTCTCCTTGTTTTACGTTAGATGTATTTACTACCAACGGATAGCTTTTAGGTTTTTCAAAGCTTGCCAACTCTCGTTTCTTTCTAATGACAGAAAAAACAGCAATTAAGATGACTATCAAAACTACAAAAATAAAAATCTTTTTACTTTTACCCATCTTAGTCTCCATATTCTTAATTTATAAAAAATTTTTTATATAAACATTTTTAAATAATTCGAAGGTTGAATATATGACTTAAATCATAAAAGTAGCTCTTTTACGTTATTTTGAATGAAGGCGTTCTAAAATTCCTGTAAGTTGTATAATGTACATGTAAAATGAGTTTACTTTTTCTTGTCATCCTGAGGCTGTAAGCCGAAGGATCTCCTCTTTTAAAAAAGGTGAGTAAGTGAGAAAGTGAGAAGTTAAAGGACGGAGATTTTTCACTGTAGCTTCAGAAATGACGATGTTGATTTTTGCAAGCATTCTCTTTTTGAATTGACATTTTTAAATTCAAATATTATTATTAGAAAGAAAAAAACAAAAACAGGAGATAAAAAATGAAAGACATAGAAAGAGAAAAAATAATAAATTACTTTAACTACAATATAGCCTTAGAGCATAGTGCAATCATTCAGTATTTATTTCATGCCTACACAATTGGAGAGGCTGAAACGGAAAATGAAATTGAAGAAATAGCAAGAGAAGAGATGAGACATCTAAGAATGTTTGCTCATAAAGTTGTTGAACTTGGTGGAGACCCTGCAATTTCTGAAAGAGCAGCAGTATTTTTACATGCACCAACCTTAGAAGAACTAATGCAGCTTAACATTGATGCAGAACTAATGGCTATTAAAGAATATTCAAACCAATTAAATGATATAAATGATGAACCAAACAAAAGAATTCTTTCAAGAGTCATAAATGATGAAACAGCACACAGTCATATTTTTATGAAAATGAAAGAGAATTTAAAACAATTAATCAAATCATCTTCTTCACAAGCCGAGCAAGAAAGAATGGAAATAGCACAGTTATTAAATACAGTACTACAAAAACAATACAAAAAGATTTTAGAAGAGCTTTACCAATCATTCATAACAAGATTTAAGAATCCACACTTAAGCGACGAATTAGAACAAAAAGCGATAGATAAAATGAAACACTTTGGCTGGATAGCCGAAGAGCTAACAGAGAATGGATTAGAAATTGACGTATCTTTACCAAAAGTTGAAAAAATAAATCAAATTAATCAAATAGTAGAATACAATGTCCAAGAAGAAAATATATCTTCACAGGAGTTTAAAGAACTTTCAGAAAAAACCAAAGAAGAAAGTTTAAAATGGATTTTAGAAAGGATCTCAAAAAGAGAAATACATTACAAAGATTTAAAAGCCTTCTTAGAAAGAAGCGACCTTACAGAAAAAGAACATTCTAAGATAATATCAG
This is a stretch of genomic DNA from Sulfurihydrogenibium sp. YO3AOP1. It encodes these proteins:
- a CDS encoding ferritin-like domain-containing protein, with protein sequence MKDIEREKIINYFNYNIALEHSAIIQYLFHAYTIGEAETENEIEEIAREEMRHLRMFAHKVVELGGDPAISERAAVFLHAPTLEELMQLNIDAELMAIKEYSNQLNDINDEPNKRILSRVINDETAHSHIFMKMKENLKQLIKSSSSQAEQERMEIAQLLNTVLQKQYKKILEELYQSFITRFKNPHLSDELEQKAIDKMKHFGWIAEELTENGLEIDVSLPKVEKINQINQIVEYNVQEENISSQEFKELSEKTKEESLKWILERISKREIHYKDLKAFLERSDLTEKEHSKIISAFTVGSLFKKGAK
- a CDS encoding efflux RND transporter periplasmic adaptor subunit produces the protein MGKSKKIFIFVVLIVILIAVFSVIRKKRELASFEKPKSYPLVVNTSNVKQGELESYQKFLGEFRPENDALVSSKFSATVLYVANEGTKVKKGDLVFKLDSSDIESNISALTYSQKAILDQIDSAKAQIEASNTQYINAKKEYERYKGLYEKELISKEQLENMENLYKQALANKENALSKVKQLEDQAKSVAGQIESLKSNLNYTEYRAPFDGVVASKFVNVGDVALAGKPVVEIVGSGKYLVYVNVPTELALKVKKGDVEKVSYNGQSVDVVVEDVLQSAQNNLSILKLSVSNNPFNLPAHTFVDVFIKEGRCDGFIVHANSVVKKIDGYYVIGIKDSKAHLVPVVVKAKTLTEACVDGNLSTIDKVVVGDESLLQRIYEGQKLIEFRGEN